GCTGAAGCGCTACATTGTTGCCTGCGGGGCGCGTAGGAACTACAAGAAGCTCTTCCAGGACTGCCGCTCGGTGAAATCCATGGTGCAGCTCCTGAAGAACGAGCTGGAAGAGTTGGGGGTTAAAGGTGAGGGTACGGTGGGGGGATGACTTACCTTGCTGGGGCTGGAGGTTGGGCAGAAGGGGGTGGGCACAGAGAGTGGTGGGGTGAATGGCAGCTGCTCATAAGAGGCAATGTTTGTTCCGCGCAGGGCAGCCATCACTAGCCAAGTGCCGCattgttagaatgaagagagagGAGGCAGCAGAACTGGCGGAACTGGATACCAGTAACATCATTGAAACAGCTGGTAAGTTGCTGGGGGGGTAGGATTAATGGGTCAGTCTGGGGGAGCCCAGTGGGGGTCTCTGCATCCTGCCAGTGGCTGTAGGGCTCGTGCTATAACTCTCTGCATCCCTGAGGGTGTCTGGGTGCTGCTGGGGAATGGGGGGACCCTGCCTATGTACTGTATTCATTACCTGTTGGTTTCCGTGATACTTCCCCTTTATCgcaggagggggggcaggagtcATGTGACAGATCCCTCGGGCTCCCCCCAGCTGTGTAGGATGTAGTCCCAGCCAGCAGAGTGAGTACTTCCCTCTGCCTCccctatcatcatcatcatcatcatcattatatgCACCTTATTCATCCCATCGTCCAATCATTGTGCTGCGGGGCAAATGCCTTTCCTCTGTGTCAGATAATAGCCCCCCCTGTAATTGTACTGCACTGCCCAACCCTTCCCTAAAGTGCTGATACAGGCTGCCTCAGGGTGACTACTTAAGGACATGTTTAAAGGGTAACTGAACCCAAATAATGATATCTAAGCAGtcttccaatatatatatatatagctggttCTGACTGCATGTACCACTGAAGCACGTCGcagtagtcagaaccaacagtgtgGGGAATAGCACTGAAAATGCTCAACAATTGTATATTGGAAACTAActgctttttattttccattgAGGAAAATTATATTTGTTGATATTGGTTGAGTTCTAATTTTCTCTTTCACACTCGAGGCCTCGGCCGCCGGCAGTTGCAGCCGCTGACAGTTTGTTTGCCCCGTGTGTCCCTACAGAGCCTGTGCAGGGTATAAACTGGTTCCTCAGCATGTTACCTTCAGCTAATgccttatttaaaggggaaatgaccCTGCTGAGATGTGAATATTGTACAGCTCTTTATATTCGGGGAGACAAACTCTCTCAGGGTGTCGCTCTGCAGGACCAACCGGTATTTACCGTTGTTATACATGGGTTACCATGGTTCCGTTGGGTCTGGGGAAGATAGTCACATGACCTCAGCATTGCTGGCACGCCAGTTAGGGGTGTTGCCCTCGCCCAATCTTGCCTTGTCAGTATAAAGGCTGCAGGTATCATGTGACCAACACTGGCTGCGCTCCCGGGAGTCACAGATCCGGCTGGTACCGACATACCAGGACTAAACTTCCATATATAAAGTTATTCTCATTTGTTACTGGTCGGGACAGCGGCAGAAAGTAATAATgtatcaactggcagttaggcaggttatatataggcattatggttgaacgtgatggacgtgtgtctcttttcaacccaacttactatgttactatgtcaaaTACACCATGACTAGCCCTGTGAGCTTACTCTCTTTTCCTCCCCCACCTTCCAGGCCGCACAAGGCGCCGTAACACTTGGAACCCTTACCAGAACTCCCCGTCCCGGGACTCCTCCCCCACGGGATACCGTAAGGCGGTGGCGTCGGACTCTGAGGGCGAGGAGGCCCCACCCCGGAAAAAGAAACCCATGGACTGGTCCTCCTTGAAGGGAATCATCAGCGATGATGgggagagtgagtgagtgtggctCGCCCAGTGGGTGCCCgtatcccagcatgcctcagtgTTGCTCCATTCTTGTCTTTTCACCCTGTTCTAcgttatttttatatgtatttttgtaaataaatgtttcatGCTAAAAACACAGGATTCCGTACGATaaataagtttttatttagaAATCTATGTTTGTGCGCCCAGCCTGTGCCTCCCCGCACCCCCCCTCCTCTTCCCCCGCCCAGTCTCCCTAGCAacggggcacacacacacagccgggAGGCACGTTACGGGGCAACTTGTGCAACTCTACACACAGGGTAACAAACAACAACACTCCctgctgcctggcactgcccgTAGCCATTTCACCCTTATGGAAGTTGGCAAATTAAGGTGTGTAACCTAAAAAATATTATCCTAGGATTAAAAAAGGTCCTGTAAGCtaggctgtgcccccccccccccccccagtataaaaGGGAGAGGTGATGTCCCCTTGCCAAGTCCCAGAGGAGACGGGAGGGGTCTCTATCTGAAATTCCACACTGGGATGAGGCTGCGGGTCTCCCGTTCGTAGATGTCGGGGATAAGGCCCAGGGGAGATGGCACCAACCTCACAGTGTTCTTGCCAAAAAGCTTTTTCTCGTACTGAATCAGCTGCTGCCAGAAGCCCATGTTTGGCCGAACAACTGGCCGCCTGGTCTTCACCCACTGGTAGGCATCGAGCAGGGCGAGGCGGTGGTACTTCATCAGGTAGGCAATGCAGAGCGTGGCGGAGCGGCTCACCCCGGCTACGCAGTGGACTAATGTCCTGCCGTTCCGCTTTCCATTTTGGTGGATGCGGTCGGCCACAGTGTCAAAGTACAAAGCCAGGGGCGCGTGGGGCAAGTCCGGCACCGGCACTTTGATGTAGTCCACGTCTGGCCAGTTGGAGTTGGGGATCTCCAGCGTGGCGTTCACGATGCAGGTGACGTTGCGAGAGTAAACCAAGTGGCGGCTGCCGGCGGCGTTCCCGCTGGACAAGTAGAGGCAGGGGCTGATCTGCGCGATGCTGCTCAGGCTGGAGAGCCCGGTGCCGCTGGTACCGCTGATTGCCGTCGGCTTGCTGGAGATTGGAGGGGGGGGAGGCGGGGAGCGGCGGAGGAGCCGGTGGCTACGGAAATTCATTGTGGGGAGCTGCAGGGGCATAGAGAGAAGGGGGGTCCAGGAGCTGAGCTGCCAAGCAAGAACGGCTGAAAGTCTCCTGGTACCAATGGGCTCACTGGGTGCAACCTGGGCACAGACCTGCTACCAACAGCTCATTGGGTGCAAACTGGGCACAGACCTGGTATCAATGGCTCACTGGGTGCAATCTGGGCACAGAACTGCTACCAACGGCTCACTGGGTGCAAACTGGGCACAGACCTGGTATCAACGGCTCACTGGGTGCAATCTGGGCACAGAACTGCTACCAACGGCTCACTGGGTGCAATCTGGGCACAGACCTGGTGCCAACGGCTCACTGGGTGCAATCTGGGCACAGACCTGGTGCCAACGGCTCACTGGGTGCAATCTGGGCAGAGACAGAAAGAATCCTATGaaatattaacatgtatttataattaagcgccaacatattctgcagcgctgcacaattgaacatacagaattaaATACAAAGCAACTGgtacaggaggtaaagagggctctgcccaaaggAGCTTGCAATCCAACAAGCCCACATAGAAGCAATTTCACAAGCCGTGCCGCTGTCAGTAATTGAATCTGTGTGTAAAGCAGTGCCAGTCCGTACACTGGTGCCACCTACACTCTGTATTGCCGAGAGCGCCCACCTACTCGCTGCCAATAGGAGAGTGACTCACAGGCTGAGTACTAAGCGCTGCCCAAAGGGACTCCAACCTCACTGTAAGAACGGTGGAGAGTGGGGGCACCAAGGGGGTGAGAAGGCTCAAGAGGAACAACCATTGGCATTGGAGAGACAGGGGGCTCAGTgcttggttgggggggggggggggggcaggggcatGGGAGACCCCACCTGAGGGAATTGGCAGAAGGGGTCTGGGTAGAAAATAGGCCACAGACGGAGGAAGCCCCCCTAGAAAGCCATGGGCCAGACTGACTCATCGAGTGAATCAGAGCAGTGTGGGGGGGAGAGCTGACGGGTGGGAGGGAGAGGGGCGAGTCAATGTCAGAGTACAATGAGCCTGGCACTAACTGGGCATCACGAGGATCCCACGGCACGTATGAGAGTTGCATCCACCCTCCCATATTCTCCTTTACGTATCAGATAGGGAACCCCAAATGCCACAGGAGTGTGTGTCTGCCAGCTGGGAATATCTCAGGGTCTCCATATCCTTCATTGGCACTGGGCTCTAGGCCACAAGGCACTGTTGGCAGCACGGTACATACCAGGGAAGGCTGGCACCAACATATATGGTAGAGGGAAGGTTGGCATGTATAGCCAAGATACAGTGGCACGGTGCAGGGGCTGTGGGTACAGCAGGGCAGCTGGCATTGCAGGGTGGGCAATTATAACGAGTGGAGAATGGCACTGCCTGCAATATAGCGGTGTGGTGTATCACTAGGGGTAAGTGACCCCACATTTAGCCAGGCACCCCCTTCCCTCATAGCAAACTTACAGGTAAGTCACCCTGCAgttaaactacatttcccaggatCCCCTTGCAGCCTTCAGCTGCCCATGCCAGGGGAAGTATTAGAAGGGAAACTGCCACAGCACAGTACCAGTATCAGtatcagtaccagtaccagtatcAGTACCAGTATCAGTACCAGTGCTGTGCATACATGGCGGAGAGTGGGCAGGGAGAGCTGGCACTGCCATGGAGCCTCTACAAGCTGAGGAGGTTGGCATAGCCAGGGGGTGAGCTATTTACAGCAGTAGGGGGTGAGGCTGGAATGCTATGGGGGGGCCTCGTTGGATAAAAAGCACTTACCTGGGCTGTGCTGTCTCATGTCCCGGAGCTGTCTGCCCATGCACTGCGTCTGTCTCTCTGCGTCGCTCCCTCTTTATCTGCTCGCTCTGCAGAGAGGATGGTGCTGCTGTCAGGGCTGAGGGAGGGTGTGAGGGGGGCGTGTGTGATAAGGGGGGGCCACAAAGCCCCTCGCTATTATACATATTCATGATGGGATCTGAGAGCTGCTTCCGTTAACTGCTTGGCTGCTGGAGGGGAATGGGCAGCCTCCCCACCCACACAAACTGCTGAGCATAGCACCCTAAGGGCTCTGCACCAGAACGGCATGCAGCACCCATAGCAGAATGGGGTTCTGGGCAAGGTAGGGGTGTGGGGCCCCACTGTTCCTTTAGACCCTAGGGCCCCATAGATAGAGAGACAGCAGGTAGTGTGGCAACATGGGCATGGAAACACTTTCTATGTGTGCCCAAACTGTGCCCCTAGGGCACCTAAAGATAATGTGGCCCCTGGCAGGAACCTGGCAGCACTGTGCAGTATAACACAATCCCATCCCtgaacataatatatataattatcacCCACTACCAGctctgcccccctgtgccccccatccCTGCAGGTCCCCTGTGCCAGGAGTAGTTTATTTTGGGGACTATGATGTCACAAGCATGGGTGGAGCCTGAAGAAGCAGAAAATGCTTCGATTTCTGACATCACCAGAGTGACAATGAAGAGCCAATAGGATTCCAGGCACCCTTTCCTGGCTGGTGCTGGGCAGGGGAAGCCGCAGGGATGCAGATTGTAGAGCAATTAATCATCAGGGCAGGGATCGGAAATCCATACGAGCTGCCCCCGAGCTGCCCCCGTCTCTTCATTCAGCCCCTTGGCCTCACAGCCCCAGCAAGCCAGCCCATTGCTTAGCtgcattattaaaggggaaactcTCCTGCCCAATGATGGATGGAGATAataatgatatataaaaaaaatagtgtttcCTATGCCAGGAATCTGTAGCACTGCTTAGTGAATCTGGGCCAAAATGTGAGGGTTGCCCTGTGGCCCAATAGGGTGGGCACATTATGTATGAAACGCCCCTCTGTTATTAAGTGCTAAAGTGGCCCCTCCCATAATACCCCTATGCTCCATGGCTGATTATTAGGGTTAAACTGCTGCAGGGACAGGCAACTTGCACCCCAcatgctgcagaactacaacttccaaCCTGCCCCTATGGGCTGAgctgggatgctgggagcagtagtTTTGGCAACAGAAATCACTTGCCAAGAGATCCCTGGCTGGACACAGCTGTGCCAATTAGGGTTCAGAGGGAACTCACAAAACAGGAGCGGTGACCAATCAGAATGCAGCTTTCATTAGTCGTCCTGCAGCTGAATGAGCagagctaattactgattggttgcaactCCACACCACAGGGGTTAATGCTTTATAGCTTGCAGGGAGTAGGGCACACAGCAAAGAACTAGTTAAATTCCCACAGTGAGTAATTAGTGGCCTGAGATTGGAGGCTGCTAATTAGGTGATGTAATAAGGGGACCCTGCTCCCCCTCGGCTCAGAGCACTGACTGGGGGGCACAGGTGAGGGTGTTACGGCCAAGTACTACATACAAGGGGGGCATTAATCAGTTACCCTGGGTATAGACTTGCCCCTCCCTACCCTGGGGGCTGAGGTGTGGCTCTATACATTCCAGGTATTGATTGGAAGCCACTGCCCCACCCCGGGGCATATACCCAGGTGCCAGCCCCGGAGCCATCATGCCCAAACGGCAAGGCAAGAACCCTGCGCCGCCACAGCCGGACCTGACGCCTTCCTCCCTGCAACTCCTAAAGCGGGCTCAGCTCCAGCAGCACTGCAAGCGGCTCGGACTGCGGGGGACAGGCAAGGTGTGGGGGCACCGCGGGGGCATGGGGGGACATGAGCAATGCCAGGAGCCTGTGTGTAGGGCTGCCCCTTATATATGTTAAACCCCCACCCTGTATTAGTTCCTCTAACTGCAGGCTGTGTTGGTTTCTGTACAGCCATGCACAATGCCTCTACATTAAATGCCATGAtatttatatgttacattataaaGCAGTGAGGCAGCAACCCTAATAGTGTAGTGTGTAaaggcataaatatatatataatatgtattaatTCTGCCCTGTCCCTGTGCCCAGAATGCAGAGCTGGTGCAAAGGCTCCTGGAGTACttccagcaggcagctgccaatCAGGTGAGTCTGGGCATTTactatcatggggggggggggggctgtggtaGTCTTA
The genomic region above belongs to Xenopus tropicalis strain Nigerian chromosome 9, UCB_Xtro_10.0, whole genome shotgun sequence and contains:
- the dusp14 gene encoding dual specificity protein phosphatase 14, which produces MNFRSHRLLRRSPPPPPPISSKPTAISGTSGTGLSSLSSIAQISPCLYLSSGNAAGSRHLVYSRNVTCIVNATLEIPNSNWPDVDYIKVPVPDLPHAPLALYFDTVADRIHQNGKRNGRTLVHCVAGVSRSATLCIAYLMKYHRLALLDAYQWVKTRRPVVRPNMGFWQQLIQYEKKLFGKNTVRLVPSPLGLIPDIYERETRSLIPVWNFR
- the dusp14 gene encoding dual specificity protein phosphatase 14 isoform X1 — its product is MPLQLPTMNFRSHRLLRRSPPPPPPISSKPTAISGTSGTGLSSLSSIAQISPCLYLSSGNAAGSRHLVYSRNVTCIVNATLEIPNSNWPDVDYIKVPVPDLPHAPLALYFDTVADRIHQNGKRNGRTLVHCVAGVSRSATLCIAYLMKYHRLALLDAYQWVKTRRPVVRPNMGFWQQLIQYEKKLFGKNTVRLVPSPLGLIPDIYERETRSLIPVWNFR